One segment of Leptospirillum ferrooxidans C2-3 DNA contains the following:
- a CDS encoding class I SAM-dependent methyltransferase: MSHGAIPGYEKHAEKLSDRYESVLFEKVHGWLLPILGEKRGRALDIGAGSGRDAAGLSRLGFRVVAVEPSGRMRSEGQKRHPGLSVEWIDSSLPALSSLKKGSFDLILASAVWMHLSPSDRPRAFQRMVSLLNPGAILAITMKDGPADAEFPTYPVPVGEVELLARENRMEILFFENQKDLLGRNGITWFHFAMRPQPIRP, from the coding sequence ATGTCACATGGAGCCATTCCCGGTTATGAAAAGCATGCGGAGAAACTCTCGGACCGCTACGAATCCGTTTTATTTGAAAAGGTGCATGGATGGCTTCTTCCCATACTGGGCGAAAAACGCGGAAGGGCTCTTGATATCGGTGCAGGATCGGGAAGGGATGCCGCCGGACTGTCCAGACTGGGCTTTAGGGTGGTTGCGGTCGAGCCCTCTGGCCGCATGAGGTCAGAGGGCCAAAAACGTCATCCGGGGTTATCGGTTGAATGGATCGATAGCTCCCTCCCGGCCCTATCCTCTCTGAAAAAGGGCTCCTTCGACCTTATCCTCGCAAGCGCCGTCTGGATGCACCTGTCTCCGTCGGACAGGCCACGGGCATTTCAAAGGATGGTCTCATTGTTGAACCCCGGAGCCATCCTAGCCATAACGATGAAAGACGGTCCGGCGGATGCCGAGTTTCCAACCTACCCTGTTCCTGTCGGTGAGGTAGAACTTCTTGCACGGGAAAACAGAATGGAGATCCTCTTTTTCGAAAATCAAAAAGATCTTCTTGGAAGAAATGGCATCACATGGTTTCATTTTGCAATGCGCCCTCAGCCCATTCGCCCCTGA
- the amrS gene encoding AmmeMemoRadiSam system radical SAM enzyme, which yields METDRFVGQWWHALPDGRIQCDLCQRDCRLHEGQRGACFVRMMDQGEMILTAWGRPSGLHVDPVEKKPLNHFYPGTSVLSFGTAGCNLTCKNCQNWEMTKSRDMELLSQRADPPEIVRVAKKTRCKSVAFTYNDPVIFAEFAIDTAIACHEAGLKSIAVTAGYIHPKPARELFSFIDATNVDLKGFSEEFYNKVTGGHLAPVLDLLCYIHHETDVWLEITTLLIPGLNDSEKEIAELSRWISTHLGPDVPLHFSAFHPDFRMLDLPPTPRETLSMGRKIAMDEGLRFVYTGNVHDPAGGTTFCPECRSPLIIRDWFSILSWNMDADGRCAVCHQKIPGRF from the coding sequence ATGGAGACTGATAGATTTGTCGGGCAATGGTGGCACGCGCTTCCGGATGGCAGGATCCAGTGTGATCTTTGCCAACGGGACTGCCGTCTTCACGAGGGGCAAAGGGGAGCCTGCTTTGTCCGAATGATGGACCAGGGAGAAATGATCCTGACGGCATGGGGCCGCCCTTCAGGACTTCATGTGGATCCGGTTGAAAAAAAACCTCTGAACCATTTCTACCCGGGGACCTCTGTCCTGTCGTTCGGTACCGCCGGATGCAACCTCACCTGCAAAAACTGCCAGAACTGGGAAATGACAAAGTCACGCGACATGGAGCTTCTCTCCCAAAGAGCCGACCCCCCTGAAATTGTCCGGGTTGCAAAGAAAACAAGGTGTAAAAGTGTCGCATTCACCTATAACGATCCAGTCATTTTTGCGGAATTTGCGATCGATACAGCGATCGCTTGCCATGAGGCCGGTCTGAAATCCATTGCCGTCACGGCGGGATATATTCACCCCAAGCCCGCAAGAGAACTCTTTTCCTTCATCGACGCCACCAATGTCGACCTCAAGGGATTCTCGGAGGAGTTTTACAACAAGGTGACGGGTGGTCACCTTGCTCCTGTTCTCGACCTTCTCTGCTATATTCATCACGAAACAGACGTCTGGCTTGAAATAACGACACTCCTGATCCCCGGACTCAATGATTCGGAAAAGGAAATCGCTGAACTCTCCCGATGGATCTCCACCCATCTCGGACCCGACGTTCCCCTGCACTTTTCCGCTTTCCATCCGGACTTCAGGATGCTTGACCTCCCTCCCACCCCGAGAGAAACACTTTCCATGGGAAGAAAGATCGCAATGGATGAAGGGCTTCGATTTGTCTATACCGGAAATGTGCATGATCCTGCCGGAGGAACGACATTCTGTCCGGAATGCCGCTCTCCACTGATCATACGCGACTGGTTTTCCATCCTCTCATGGAACATGGATGCGGATGGCCGATGCGCCGTCTGCCATCAAAAAATCCCCGGGCGTTTTTAG
- the amrA gene encoding AmmeMemoRadiSam system protein A: MDLLHSGLPESGSFEDILLKIARNAIGAELGYPEKILPDHPNLHCFGATFVTLSLNGDLRGCIGSLLPVRPLEEDIRENARNAAFRDPRFFPLAAHEWKFLKIGISLLSPPEELFFNNLDDLAEQISEKREGLFLKWEHRSATYLPEVWEMISDPGMFLEELLKKGHIPADAKPPGLRAFGYSSTVIKES, encoded by the coding sequence ATGGATCTTTTGCATTCTGGTCTCCCTGAATCCGGATCTTTTGAAGACATTCTTCTCAAGATCGCAAGGAACGCAATCGGAGCAGAGTTGGGATACCCTGAAAAAATCCTTCCGGATCATCCGAATCTTCATTGTTTTGGCGCGACATTTGTGACCTTGAGCCTGAACGGAGATCTGAGAGGCTGCATAGGATCACTGCTCCCTGTTCGGCCGTTGGAAGAAGATATCCGGGAGAACGCTCGAAACGCAGCCTTCAGGGATCCCAGGTTTTTTCCATTGGCAGCCCATGAATGGAAGTTCCTGAAAATCGGAATTTCCCTTCTCTCTCCACCGGAAGAACTTTTCTTCAACAACCTTGATGACCTTGCCGAACAGATTTCGGAAAAGAGAGAGGGACTATTCCTCAAATGGGAACACCGATCAGCGACGTATCTTCCCGAAGTCTGGGAAATGATCTCCGATCCCGGAATGTTTCTCGAGGAACTCTTAAAGAAAGGACACATTCCAGCGGATGCCAAACCTCCGGGACTTCGGGCATTTGGCTACTCAAGCACCGTCATCAAAGAGTCGTAA
- the amrB gene encoding AmmeMemoRadiSam system protein B — translation MTIVRSPAVAGVFYPKEPDILLDMVEGMLEEALGKIPPAIQARGTPRALIVPHAGLIYSGPIAASAYCLMNPSFLPKRIFVLGPSHRIFFKGIATSTATSFGTPLGEIPVDRTLVDQMETLPGIDTYDPAHTQEHSIEIQLPFLKVQMDQVPIIPLIAGESSASSVARVIKTALSFPDTLVVISTDLSHYLPPDEGQLLDARTASDIISPEYRPLTNEMACGSQPLNGFLMAAQEAGLKGEILDLRNSGDTAGPKNEVVGYGSFAFWSP, via the coding sequence ATGACAATCGTTCGATCGCCGGCAGTCGCAGGTGTGTTTTATCCCAAGGAACCGGATATCCTTCTCGACATGGTCGAAGGGATGCTTGAAGAGGCCCTCGGAAAAATCCCCCCCGCCATCCAAGCCCGGGGAACTCCGCGCGCGCTCATAGTTCCCCATGCGGGACTGATCTATTCAGGACCCATTGCAGCATCAGCTTACTGCCTCATGAACCCATCCTTCCTCCCTAAAAGAATTTTCGTTCTCGGCCCATCCCATCGGATCTTTTTCAAAGGGATTGCCACATCGACAGCAACTTCCTTCGGAACCCCTCTGGGAGAGATCCCTGTCGACAGGACTCTCGTCGACCAGATGGAAACCCTCCCGGGGATCGACACCTACGATCCGGCACACACACAGGAACACTCCATTGAAATCCAGCTTCCATTTCTAAAGGTGCAGATGGATCAGGTTCCCATCATTCCCCTGATCGCCGGAGAATCCTCTGCCTCAAGCGTCGCCAGGGTCATCAAGACAGCACTCAGTTTTCCCGATACGCTGGTTGTCATCTCAACGGATCTTTCCCATTACCTTCCTCCGGATGAAGGACAGCTCCTGGACGCCAGAACGGCCTCCGATATCATCTCCCCGGAGTATCGCCCCCTGACCAATGAGATGGCCTGCGGGTCACAGCCCCTGAACGGATTTCTCATGGCTGCCCAAGAAGCGGGCCTCAAAGGAGAGATACTGGATCTACGAAACTCGGGAGACACGGCCGGCCCCAAAAATGAGGTGGTAGGATATGGATCTTTTGCATTCTGGTCTCCCTGA
- a CDS encoding HAD family hydrolase: MSSGFLESLPEKTVFLIDVDDTLFDNDCFERDLKDCLLNLFGPDGVIEYWAILEEIRSSSGFADFLGAAQIFRLKRDQSPMTQELAFFFRDYPFSKNLYPDALSVLRSLKSHGKAVILSDGDAIFQPIKIDHSGIRREVDSHVLIFIHKEKMLAKIESLYPADHYVMVDDKLRILSEMKSIWKDRLTSVFVRQGHYANDPAITARYPRPDLAIERIADLVDLSPVKFGGTVKQGEPNDIR, translated from the coding sequence TTGAGCTCTGGGTTCCTTGAATCATTGCCTGAAAAAACTGTTTTTCTGATCGATGTCGATGACACCCTCTTTGACAATGATTGTTTTGAGAGGGATCTGAAAGATTGCCTCCTGAACCTGTTTGGTCCGGATGGGGTGATCGAATACTGGGCAATCCTTGAGGAAATCCGAAGCTCTTCCGGGTTTGCCGACTTCTTGGGTGCGGCCCAGATATTCCGGCTCAAAAGAGATCAGTCTCCAATGACACAGGAATTGGCTTTTTTCTTTCGGGATTATCCATTTTCGAAAAACCTCTACCCTGACGCGTTATCTGTTCTCCGCTCCTTGAAAAGCCATGGCAAGGCCGTGATCCTGAGCGATGGAGATGCCATCTTCCAGCCGATCAAGATCGACCATTCCGGTATCAGACGTGAAGTGGACAGCCATGTTCTGATCTTTATCCACAAGGAGAAGATGCTTGCCAAGATTGAAAGCCTTTACCCGGCTGATCATTACGTTATGGTAGATGACAAGTTGAGAATCCTTTCAGAGATGAAATCGATATGGAAGGATCGACTGACCTCTGTTTTTGTGCGGCAGGGACATTATGCCAATGATCCGGCAATTACGGCCAGATACCCGAGACCGGACCTGGCGATCGAACGGATTGCCGATCTAGTGGACCTCTCTCCAGTGAAATTTGGTGGAACGGTAAAACAAGGAGAACCCAATGACATCCGCTAA
- the pgi gene encoding glucose-6-phosphate isomerase — protein MTSANSVSLTSLSEWSELSRHYESIKKTNLRALFDADPSRAETFSVQGAGLFLDYSKNRITSETFEKLLALSKRCDLTGKIAAMFNGEKINQTEKRAVLHIALRAPSSQPVFLDGIDVVKEVHETLSRMATFVRRIHDGSWKGQTGKIIKNVVNIGIGGSDLGPVMAYEALKFYSHREMTFRFVSNIDGTDFVEATRDLDPSETLFILSSKTFTTLETMTNASTARDWLLSSLGSREAIARHFVAVSTNRAEVMKFGIDPENMFGFGDWVGGRYSMDSAIGLSIMLAVGPVHFYEMLAGFHEMDEHFKKTPPEKNLPVIMGLLSLWENNFFGSATRGIFPYEQYLKRFPAYLQQLTMESNGKHTTMTGNRVNYDTCPVIWGEPGTNGQHSFYQLIHQGTRIIPSDLIGFFHSLNPLGNHHQILLANMFAQSEALAFGLSPEALRKQGIAEELIPHKVCEGNRPTNVILADRLTPATLGKLVALYEHSVFVQGAIWGIDSFDQWGVELGKVLAQRIIPELKESTGKPLVHDSSTNALIELYREKV, from the coding sequence ATGACATCCGCTAATTCTGTTTCCCTGACCAGTCTCTCGGAATGGTCAGAGCTTTCAAGGCATTATGAATCCATAAAGAAAACCAACTTGCGAGCGCTTTTTGATGCGGATCCTTCCCGAGCCGAGACGTTTTCTGTCCAGGGTGCTGGGTTATTTTTGGATTATTCCAAAAATCGGATCACATCTGAAACGTTCGAGAAGCTCTTGGCTCTCTCGAAAAGATGTGACCTCACCGGGAAAATCGCCGCAATGTTCAATGGCGAGAAGATCAATCAGACCGAGAAAAGAGCTGTTCTTCATATTGCTCTCAGGGCTCCTTCATCCCAGCCCGTTTTTCTTGACGGCATTGATGTTGTTAAGGAGGTGCATGAAACGCTTTCCAGAATGGCAACCTTTGTCCGGCGTATTCATGACGGATCCTGGAAAGGGCAGACCGGAAAAATCATTAAAAATGTTGTCAACATAGGAATCGGGGGATCGGATCTTGGTCCGGTCATGGCCTATGAGGCCCTGAAGTTTTATTCTCATCGAGAAATGACCTTTCGATTTGTCTCCAATATCGACGGGACGGATTTTGTTGAAGCAACGCGCGACCTTGATCCTTCCGAGACGCTGTTTATCCTTTCATCCAAAACCTTTACCACGCTTGAAACGATGACCAACGCCTCGACCGCCAGGGACTGGCTTCTCTCCTCACTGGGTTCCCGGGAAGCGATTGCCCGTCACTTTGTCGCTGTGTCGACCAATCGCGCGGAGGTCATGAAGTTCGGTATCGATCCGGAAAACATGTTTGGTTTTGGTGATTGGGTCGGTGGGCGGTATTCGATGGATTCGGCGATCGGTCTGTCGATCATGCTTGCGGTTGGGCCCGTTCATTTTTATGAGATGCTTGCTGGTTTTCACGAAATGGATGAGCATTTCAAAAAGACCCCGCCGGAAAAGAATCTTCCTGTCATCATGGGGCTTTTGTCTCTTTGGGAAAATAATTTTTTTGGTTCCGCTACACGCGGGATCTTTCCTTATGAGCAATATCTGAAGCGGTTCCCGGCCTATCTTCAGCAGTTGACCATGGAAAGCAACGGGAAGCATACAACGATGACGGGAAATCGGGTGAACTATGATACCTGTCCCGTGATTTGGGGTGAGCCCGGTACAAACGGTCAGCATTCTTTCTATCAGTTGATTCATCAGGGAACCCGGATCATTCCTTCTGACCTGATCGGTTTTTTTCATTCATTGAACCCTCTGGGGAATCATCACCAGATTCTTCTGGCAAACATGTTTGCCCAGTCCGAAGCTCTGGCTTTCGGTTTGTCTCCTGAGGCATTAAGAAAACAGGGGATTGCGGAGGAGTTGATCCCCCACAAGGTTTGTGAGGGAAATCGGCCCACGAATGTGATTTTGGCTGACAGGCTGACTCCAGCCACACTTGGGAAGCTCGTGGCACTTTATGAACATAGTGTTTTTGTCCAGGGGGCCATATGGGGAATTGACTCTTTTGACCAGTGGGGAGTGGAGCTCGGAAAAGTTCTCGCGCAACGCATCATTCCGGAACTCAAGGAGTCCACCGGTAAACCACTTGTGCATGATTCTTCGACCAATGCCCTGATAGAACTCTACCGAGAAAAGGTTTGA
- the rplU gene encoding 50S ribosomal protein L21, which translates to MAGFAVVRTGGKMYRVTPGQILVVEKIEGEGEVLLQEVLMVSDETGTVFAQGEKSIGVSVRAKILSQERDQKIIVFKKKKRKNYRRKQGHRQSVSRIRIEEIIRGA; encoded by the coding sequence ATGGCGGGTTTTGCTGTGGTCCGTACGGGCGGAAAGATGTATCGCGTAACCCCGGGCCAGATTTTGGTTGTTGAAAAAATTGAAGGAGAAGGTGAAGTCCTTCTTCAGGAAGTCCTGATGGTCTCCGATGAAACCGGAACTGTGTTTGCCCAGGGTGAAAAGTCCATAGGCGTTTCGGTTCGCGCGAAGATCCTGTCACAGGAGCGTGATCAGAAGATCATCGTGTTCAAAAAGAAAAAGCGCAAAAATTACCGCCGGAAGCAGGGACACCGTCAATCGGTTTCAAGAATCCGGATCGAGGAAATTATCCGGGGCGCATAG
- the rpmA gene encoding 50S ribosomal protein L27, whose protein sequence is MAHKKGVGSTRNGRDSESKRLGVKRSDGQFVLAGNILVRQRGSNFYPGENVGIGRDFTLYARESGLVKFTSGGQSKKVHVLPRVSQEMPV, encoded by the coding sequence ATGGCACATAAAAAAGGGGTGGGCTCCACCCGAAATGGACGTGATTCAGAGTCCAAGCGTCTCGGAGTCAAGCGTTCTGATGGCCAGTTTGTTTTGGCCGGCAATATTTTGGTCCGCCAGCGGGGAAGCAATTTTTACCCCGGTGAGAATGTCGGTATCGGTCGGGATTTCACTCTTTATGCCCGGGAATCCGGTTTGGTCAAATTCACCAGCGGTGGCCAGTCCAAAAAAGTTCATGTGCTTCCCCGGGTCTCCCAGGAGATGCCGGTTTAG
- the obgE gene encoding GTPase ObgE has protein sequence MPQFVDEARIIVESGKGGAGAISFRREKFVPRGGPDGGDGGQGGSVIFIGTNRRSTLLDFKHRSHLIATPGGPGRGKNMHGANGRSLRLEVPLGTQIFDDDTGALLFDLTVPEESVVVARGGRGGRGNAHFATATRQTPDYADTGISGQTRRLRLELKVMARVGLLGFPNAGKSTFLSRVTRAHPRIASYPFTTLHPHLGVLVMGHSPNEQEIVIADLPGLIEGAHEGKGLGTRFLKHVERTRILLHFLDLSHEGAEDPADSYAIIRRELELFDPELMEKPERVVGTKLDAADPERVEKFLAFVRKKGFPELMISSQTGEGMPRLMEELSIVLAEEERLEESRKHSDSSDQDVHRDGTASNTPEERNPSSVIA, from the coding sequence TTGCCCCAGTTTGTAGATGAAGCCCGCATTATTGTCGAGTCCGGAAAGGGCGGGGCGGGGGCTATTTCGTTCCGCCGCGAAAAGTTTGTTCCAAGAGGTGGTCCTGATGGAGGTGACGGCGGCCAGGGTGGCAGCGTCATTTTCATCGGCACCAATCGCCGATCAACCCTCCTCGATTTCAAGCACCGTTCCCATCTTATTGCCACTCCGGGTGGTCCAGGCCGTGGAAAGAACATGCACGGAGCAAACGGCCGATCCCTGAGACTTGAGGTGCCACTCGGAACACAGATCTTTGATGACGATACGGGGGCGCTTCTTTTTGACCTGACCGTGCCGGAAGAATCTGTTGTCGTGGCGCGGGGTGGGCGGGGCGGCCGTGGAAACGCCCATTTTGCAACCGCTACCCGTCAGACTCCTGACTATGCCGATACAGGCATTTCCGGACAGACACGTCGTCTCCGTCTTGAACTCAAGGTCATGGCCAGGGTCGGACTTCTGGGATTCCCGAACGCTGGAAAATCAACGTTCCTCTCCCGGGTGACCAGGGCTCATCCGCGGATCGCCTCCTATCCGTTCACGACACTGCATCCTCATCTGGGGGTCCTTGTCATGGGACATTCTCCTAATGAGCAGGAAATTGTCATTGCCGACCTTCCCGGACTGATTGAAGGGGCCCATGAAGGAAAAGGATTGGGAACCCGCTTTTTGAAACATGTGGAGCGAACCCGCATCCTCCTTCATTTTCTGGATCTCTCCCACGAGGGAGCCGAGGACCCTGCAGATTCCTATGCCATTATTCGCCGTGAACTCGAGCTTTTTGATCCGGAGCTGATGGAAAAGCCTGAGCGGGTTGTTGGCACAAAACTGGATGCTGCGGATCCTGAAAGGGTTGAGAAGTTTTTGGCGTTTGTCAGGAAGAAAGGCTTCCCGGAGCTTATGATATCTTCCCAGACAGGTGAAGGAATGCCGAGACTTATGGAAGAGTTGTCAATCGTTTTGGCAGAGGAAGAGCGTCTGGAAGAGTCCCGAAAGCATTCAGATTCTTCTGATCAGGATGTTCATCGGGATGGCACTGCCAGTAACACTCCGGAAGAAAGAAACCCTTCTTCGGTTATTGCGTGA
- the proB gene encoding glutamate 5-kinase: MNEGTSLSFEPDLVRLSSIYGKMKTLVLKVGSAVLTSSDGGLSGRALSIISKEVAKQRSRGVSVVIVSSGAVAAGRNTLSLGRKPLSLAMKQAAASVGQNRLMWSWEKALSRHKITAAQVLLSPYDVIERDRFTHLDRTFETLLSLGIVPVVNENDSVATEEIRFGDNDQLSAKVAAIVRAGFLLILSDVSALFTADPRIDPLARRVAYVPAVTSDIRKMAGISRSGLGTGGMSSKVLAASDGASWGLPVGVVGGMKPGVIERFFLGKEGTLFDAASVSRSSKKVWIGYFSRPAGGLHLDQGAVNAVRSGKTSLLLPGILRVDGVFSKGDVVRLIDRDGRVIGKGVTKISSMDVIENRHSSGVVVVHANDMALLDDSNDQKEFRPC, encoded by the coding sequence GTGAACGAAGGGACTTCCCTCTCTTTCGAGCCAGATCTTGTTCGTCTTTCCAGTATCTATGGAAAGATGAAAACATTGGTCCTAAAAGTTGGCTCCGCCGTATTGACCTCTTCCGACGGAGGTCTTTCCGGACGGGCGCTTTCTATTATTTCAAAAGAAGTTGCTAAACAGCGTTCTCGTGGAGTATCGGTTGTCATCGTCTCTTCCGGAGCGGTGGCTGCCGGCCGAAACACTCTGTCGCTTGGTCGTAAACCTCTTTCCCTCGCCATGAAACAGGCAGCAGCGTCTGTCGGTCAAAACAGACTGATGTGGAGTTGGGAAAAGGCTCTTTCACGCCACAAGATCACTGCAGCCCAGGTCCTCCTGTCCCCATATGATGTGATCGAGCGGGATCGTTTCACCCATCTTGACCGGACCTTTGAGACACTTCTATCGCTGGGAATCGTTCCTGTTGTCAATGAAAATGATTCTGTCGCCACCGAGGAAATCCGATTTGGTGACAATGATCAGCTTTCAGCAAAAGTTGCCGCCATCGTAAGAGCCGGGTTCCTTTTGATCCTTTCCGATGTATCGGCTCTTTTTACCGCCGATCCCAGGATTGACCCACTCGCCAGGCGGGTGGCGTATGTTCCGGCCGTTACATCCGATATCCGAAAAATGGCAGGCATTTCCCGTTCAGGGCTTGGAACGGGAGGGATGTCTTCGAAGGTTCTTGCGGCTTCCGATGGAGCGTCGTGGGGGTTGCCGGTGGGAGTTGTCGGAGGAATGAAACCGGGAGTTATCGAGCGGTTCTTTTTGGGAAAAGAGGGGACGCTTTTTGATGCGGCGTCTGTTTCCCGTTCGAGCAAGAAGGTATGGATCGGATATTTCTCCAGGCCGGCGGGTGGCCTGCATCTCGATCAAGGTGCGGTGAATGCTGTGAGAAGTGGAAAAACCAGCCTTCTTCTCCCGGGTATCTTGCGGGTCGATGGGGTGTTTTCCAAGGGCGATGTTGTTCGACTGATAGACCGGGATGGTCGGGTGATTGGCAAGGGTGTTACCAAGATTTCCTCAATGGATGTGATAGAAAATCGCCATTCGAGTGGCGTTGTTGTTGTCCATGCCAATGATATGGCTCTTTTGGACGATTCGAACGATCAGAAGGAATTCAGACCATGCTAG
- a CDS encoding glutamate-5-semialdehyde dehydrogenase translates to MLEKTDLYAPEALNAGISRARKALGDFSILSSRKKNEILILLSEELSREKSDIMAVNQTDYSKAVSSGIDPAMCDRLLLTDSRYDQMIKGLKEVAALPDPVGTGVSSWENADGLKIEKVRVPLGVVGVIYEARPNVTIEVFSLCLKAGCPIVLKGGSEAFKTNMRLVSVVKRVLESSGVNTDGVFFLPWTDRNVVVDLVGNTGLDVIIPRGGAGLMDIVTRHSRVPVLRHDRGLCHIYVAASADEDMALSVVMNAKTSRPSTCNSMETLLVDSGKEGFLRHFLSVCHERGIRVKGCAVTRGLDPTVDEATNETYDTEFLDLTLNCRVVDGLDHALEHIRRYGSGHTEAIITSDIGEADRFWREVDASCVMVNASTRLHDGFAFGLGAEVGISTTRIHARGTMGLAELTTTKYQVWGNGHLRQS, encoded by the coding sequence ATGCTAGAAAAAACCGATTTGTATGCTCCGGAAGCCCTGAATGCGGGGATCTCCAGAGCGAGAAAGGCTCTTGGGGATTTTTCAATTCTTTCAAGCCGAAAGAAAAATGAAATTCTGATTCTTCTCTCGGAAGAGCTCTCAAGAGAAAAAAGCGACATCATGGCGGTCAATCAAACGGATTATTCTAAGGCGGTTTCGTCCGGTATTGATCCTGCGATGTGTGACCGGCTCCTCTTGACGGACAGTCGTTATGACCAGATGATCAAGGGGCTCAAAGAGGTTGCGGCTCTTCCTGACCCTGTGGGAACCGGTGTTTCTTCCTGGGAAAATGCGGACGGCTTGAAAATTGAAAAAGTACGGGTTCCGCTTGGTGTGGTGGGCGTCATTTACGAAGCCCGTCCGAATGTGACGATTGAAGTGTTTTCCCTGTGTCTCAAGGCCGGTTGTCCGATTGTCCTGAAGGGAGGTTCCGAAGCTTTCAAGACAAACATGCGTCTTGTATCGGTGGTCAAAAGGGTTCTTGAATCTTCAGGCGTCAATACGGATGGCGTTTTTTTTCTTCCCTGGACGGACAGGAATGTCGTGGTCGATCTGGTCGGGAATACCGGGCTCGATGTCATCATTCCGAGGGGAGGGGCCGGTTTGATGGATATTGTAACCCGTCATTCAAGGGTGCCTGTCCTTCGCCATGACCGTGGTCTTTGCCATATATATGTGGCAGCTTCAGCCGATGAGGATATGGCTCTTTCCGTTGTGATGAATGCCAAGACGAGCCGGCCCTCGACATGCAATTCGATGGAGACCCTCTTGGTGGATTCCGGAAAGGAGGGCTTCCTGCGCCATTTCCTTTCCGTTTGCCATGAGCGGGGTATCAGGGTGAAGGGCTGTGCCGTGACCAGAGGATTGGATCCGACTGTGGATGAGGCGACCAATGAAACCTACGACACCGAATTTCTCGACCTGACGCTCAATTGCCGGGTTGTGGACGGACTCGATCACGCTCTTGAGCATATTCGCAGGTATGGGTCAGGTCATACTGAGGCGATCATCACCTCTGATATCGGTGAGGCAGACCGTTTTTGGCGTGAGGTGGACGCTTCCTGTGTCATGGTGAACGCTTCTACCCGATTGCACGATGGTTTTGCCTTTGGTCTTGGAGCTGAAGTCGGAATTTCCACAACCCGGATCCATGCCCGGGGGACGATGGGACTTGCAGAGCTGACCACGACAAAATACCAGGTTTGGGGAAATGGACATCTCCGGCAATCCTGA
- the nadD gene encoding nicotinate (nicotinamide) nucleotide adenylyltransferase, which produces MDISGNPDMSSLSDIAVYGGAFNPIHEGHLSLARELQKRFSLSRILFVPTGRPPHKSLSGDPGADHRLRMLKEAIAGNCGWEAVPVEILRSGVSYTVGTLRELDLPKRPWLVLGTDAFLEFLSWKDPAGILSLADLLVASRPGTLFLDVAPVVSGVLSILGKKALSISEDDARSLDSGVMSLWMRAVPESSFRLALLRADTPDISSTMVRGALSGVKNPSLEKGKILPASVKSYIVEKELFCEG; this is translated from the coding sequence ATGGACATCTCCGGCAATCCTGACATGAGCTCCCTGTCGGATATTGCTGTTTATGGGGGGGCTTTCAACCCCATCCACGAAGGTCATCTGTCATTGGCAAGGGAGCTCCAGAAACGTTTTTCCCTTTCCCGAATCTTATTTGTTCCAACCGGCAGACCTCCCCACAAGTCCCTTTCCGGTGATCCCGGAGCAGATCACCGGCTCCGGATGCTCAAGGAAGCGATAGCCGGAAACTGTGGGTGGGAAGCTGTTCCCGTCGAGATTTTGCGATCAGGTGTATCCTATACCGTCGGGACCCTCAGGGAGCTTGATCTCCCTAAACGCCCGTGGCTTGTTCTGGGGACGGATGCGTTTTTGGAATTTTTGTCCTGGAAAGATCCGGCGGGGATTCTTTCCTTGGCGGATCTTCTGGTTGCTTCGAGGCCCGGAACACTGTTTTTGGATGTTGCTCCTGTTGTTTCAGGGGTTTTGTCCATCCTTGGAAAAAAGGCATTGTCGATATCCGAAGATGATGCAAGGTCTCTTGATTCTGGTGTCATGAGTCTCTGGATGAGGGCTGTTCCCGAGAGTTCATTTCGGTTGGCTCTTCTCCGGGCAGACACCCCGGATATTTCTTCGACGATGGTACGAGGTGCTCTCTCAGGGGTCAAGAATCCTTCTTTGGAAAAGGGGAAAATCTTGCCCGCAAGTGTCAAATCCTATATTGTTGAAAAGGAGTTATTTTGTGAAGGATGA